The following coding sequences are from one Shewanella putrefaciens window:
- the uvrY gene encoding UvrY/SirA/GacA family response regulator transcription factor: MISIYLVDDHELVRTGIRRILEDERGIKVIGEAPDGETAVQWSRQNEADVILMDMNMPGMGGLEATRKILRYQPHAKIIVLTVHTEDPFPSKVMQAGASGYLTKGATPPEVLQAIRQVSRGQRYLSPEIAQQMALSQFNPADENPFKALSERELQIMLMITNGEKVNDISEQLNLSPKTVNSYRYRLFAKLGISGDVELTRLAIRYKMLDAGHF; this comes from the coding sequence TTGATATCGATATATTTAGTTGACGATCATGAGCTTGTAAGAACTGGGATCCGCCGCATCTTGGAGGATGAACGTGGGATTAAAGTGATAGGTGAAGCCCCTGATGGTGAAACCGCGGTACAATGGTCTCGCCAAAATGAAGCTGATGTCATCTTAATGGATATGAATATGCCTGGGATGGGGGGGCTGGAAGCCACTCGTAAAATTTTACGTTATCAACCCCATGCAAAAATTATTGTGTTAACTGTTCACACGGAAGATCCGTTCCCAAGTAAAGTGATGCAGGCGGGAGCTTCGGGGTATCTCACAAAAGGGGCTACACCACCTGAAGTATTACAAGCGATACGTCAGGTTTCCCGTGGGCAGCGTTATTTATCCCCCGAAATTGCCCAGCAAATGGCGCTGAGTCAATTTAACCCCGCTGATGAAAATCCATTTAAAGCCTTGTCTGAGCGTGAATTGCAGATCATGTTAATGATCACTAATGGTGAGAAGGTGAATGATATTTCTGAGCAGCTCAACCTCAGTCCTAAAACGGTTAACAGCTATCGCTACCGTCTATTCGCTAAGCTTGGGATCAGTGGTGATGTCGAACTGACACGTCTAGCCATTCGTTACAAAATGCTGGATGCGGGTCATTTTTAA
- the uvrC gene encoding excinuclease ABC subunit UvrC produces the protein MSSVFNAQSFLRTVSSSAGVYRMYDVKGDVIYVGKAKDLKKRLSSYFRKNLDNVKTQALVSHIHHIDVTLTHSETDALLLENDYIKQYMPKYNVLLRDDKSYPYILLSQHEHPRLAYHRGPLREKGHYFGPYPNGGAVRESLHLMQKLFPIRQCDDLYYKSRSRPCLQYQLSRCSAPCVGKVSNADYDEQVKLASLFLKGKDQQVISTLVAKMEQAAQQQEYEQAARFRDQIMALRKVAEQQEVSNNKGDMDVIGVHYASGIACFHLLFIREGKIFGSRSYYPSVPAQTDMDEVLRSFILQFYLNADIQRTIPKEVVISHNFEELHELEAAVSIALNKKFSIKTNVRADRASFLRLAVTNATNAVITRLSHKNTVEQRFVLLEEILELSTPIHRMECFDISHTMGESTVASCVVFNREGPHKGEYRRYNIEGITPGDDYAAMKQAITRRFDKIEAGGKIPDILFIDGGLGQLRIAQKIVDEKFVHLDKAPQLIGVAKGEGRKPGLETLILGDTETSFSLEGDSPALHLIQHIRDESHRFAITGHRNRRQKTRNTSTLESIPGIGPKRRKALLQHLGGLQEVKGASVAELVKVPGISIEMAQTIHDALRG, from the coding sequence ATGTCGAGTGTTTTTAACGCCCAAAGTTTTTTACGCACGGTTTCATCTTCTGCCGGGGTTTATCGCATGTATGACGTCAAGGGTGACGTCATCTATGTGGGAAAAGCCAAGGATCTTAAAAAACGGCTTTCGTCGTATTTTCGTAAAAATTTAGACAATGTTAAGACTCAAGCCTTAGTCTCGCATATTCACCATATTGATGTGACACTGACCCACAGTGAAACCGATGCCTTGTTGCTTGAAAATGATTACATCAAGCAATACATGCCTAAATACAATGTGTTGTTGCGTGATGATAAATCTTATCCTTACATTTTATTAAGCCAACACGAACACCCAAGGCTTGCCTATCATCGTGGCCCACTGCGTGAAAAAGGCCATTATTTTGGCCCTTACCCGAATGGCGGCGCGGTACGTGAAAGCCTGCATTTAATGCAGAAACTCTTTCCTATTCGTCAATGTGACGACCTTTATTACAAATCCCGTTCACGGCCCTGTTTGCAGTATCAGCTTTCCCGCTGTAGTGCGCCTTGCGTGGGAAAAGTCAGCAATGCCGACTACGACGAACAAGTGAAACTTGCTAGCTTATTTTTAAAAGGCAAAGATCAGCAAGTGATCAGTACGTTAGTAGCTAAGATGGAGCAGGCGGCGCAGCAGCAGGAATATGAACAGGCGGCACGCTTTCGTGATCAAATTATGGCGCTGCGTAAGGTCGCTGAGCAGCAGGAAGTATCGAACAATAAAGGCGATATGGATGTGATTGGTGTGCACTATGCGTCGGGTATCGCCTGTTTCCATTTGTTATTTATCCGCGAGGGTAAAATCTTTGGTAGTCGCAGTTATTATCCTTCTGTACCGGCCCAGACGGATATGGATGAAGTGCTGCGATCCTTTATTCTGCAGTTTTACTTAAATGCCGATATACAGCGCACTATTCCAAAGGAAGTGGTCATCAGCCACAACTTTGAAGAGTTGCACGAGCTGGAAGCCGCGGTATCCATTGCACTGAATAAAAAGTTTTCGATAAAGACCAATGTGCGTGCCGATAGGGCCAGTTTTTTACGCTTGGCTGTGACCAATGCCACCAATGCTGTCATCACGCGTTTATCCCATAAGAACACGGTCGAGCAGCGTTTTGTATTATTAGAAGAAATTTTAGAATTGAGTACACCTATACACCGTATGGAATGTTTTGATATCAGTCATACTATGGGAGAAAGTACCGTTGCCTCCTGTGTGGTATTTAACCGTGAAGGGCCACATAAAGGAGAATATCGTCGCTATAATATCGAAGGTATTACGCCTGGTGATGATTATGCTGCGATGAAACAAGCTATCACTCGCCGTTTTGATAAGATTGAAGCAGGCGGTAAAATCCCTGATATTCTGTTTATCGATGGTGGCTTAGGGCAATTACGCATTGCTCAGAAAATTGTAGATGAAAAATTTGTCCATCTCGATAAAGCGCCGCAATTGATTGGAGTGGCTAAAGGGGAGGGGCGTAAGCCGGGGCTAGAAACATTAATTTTAGGGGATACAGAAACGAGTTTTTCCCTTGAAGGTGATTCACCAGCATTACATCTGATTCAGCATATTCGTGATGAATCCCATCGATTTGCGATTACAGGACATCGCAATCGTCGTCAGAAAACGCGCAATACCTCGACGTTGGAATCTATTCCTGGTATTGGTCCTAAACGTCGTAAAGCACTCTTACAGCATCTTGGTGGGTTACAGGAGGTGAAGGGGGCGAGTGTAGCCGAATTAGTTAAAGTGCCTGGGATCAGTATAGAAATGGCACAAACCATTCATGATGCATTGCGAGGGTGA
- the pgsA gene encoding CDP-diacylglycerol--glycerol-3-phosphate 3-phosphatidyltransferase encodes MPFNLPIALTLFRLFLLPIFVVLFYLPYSWTPFVAAFIFWLAALTDALDGYAARKLKQLTRFGAFLDPVADKLMVITALVLLVDQYANVWLTLPALFMIGREIVISALREWMAEIGKRGTVAVSWIGKYKTAAQMVAIIGLIWQYNPLMTDAAFVLLYIAAVLTFWSMMSYILAAWKDLTAE; translated from the coding sequence ATGCCGTTTAACTTACCTATAGCATTAACCCTTTTCAGGCTTTTTTTACTGCCTATCTTTGTCGTGTTGTTTTACTTACCCTATAGCTGGACGCCTTTCGTCGCAGCCTTCATCTTCTGGTTGGCGGCGTTAACGGATGCATTAGATGGTTATGCGGCACGTAAATTAAAGCAATTGACTCGCTTTGGTGCTTTTCTCGATCCTGTTGCTGACAAGCTTATGGTCATCACCGCACTTGTTTTATTAGTGGATCAATATGCCAATGTTTGGCTCACTTTACCTGCACTCTTTATGATTGGCCGTGAAATTGTGATTTCAGCCTTAAGAGAATGGATGGCTGAAATTGGTAAACGTGGCACAGTTGCGGTGTCTTGGATTGGCAAATATAAAACTGCCGCTCAGATGGTGGCGATAATAGGATTGATTTGGCAATACAATCCATTGATGACCGATGCTGCATTTGTGCTGCTGTATATTGCGGCTGTATTAACTTTCTGGTCAATGATGAGTTACATTTTAGCCGCTTGGAAAGATCTCACTGCCGAGTAG
- a CDS encoding ABC transporter ATP-binding protein, which translates to MSLIQCQGLSKSYGSKQALNDVSFNPEAGAPIALVGPNGAGKTTLFSLLCGYLSPSAGTITLLGEAPNSPKLLGKIAALPQDAALDPNLTIASQLAFFARLQGMNAHVAAKEALRVLTLVDLAEVAQQKPPSLSHGMSKRVAIAQALIGSPQLVLLDEPTAGLDPANAKKVRELVKALSTTTTFMISSHNLDELEKLCDQVLYLDKGELSQSVSMRASTDSDYLTLTMQNCDSEKLLQEIAKLSGVINISSKQTNVFIIQLNNKDKHKEENFPTHYDVEIALLSLLDSHQWQYKMLLRGRTLEETLFS; encoded by the coding sequence ATGAGTCTGATCCAATGCCAAGGCTTATCTAAATCCTACGGAAGCAAACAAGCCTTAAATGATGTCAGCTTTAACCCTGAAGCGGGCGCCCCCATTGCCCTTGTTGGCCCTAATGGTGCAGGTAAAACCACGCTATTTAGTTTACTATGCGGCTATTTATCCCCAAGCGCTGGCACAATAACCTTACTGGGTGAAGCCCCCAATAGTCCCAAACTCTTAGGTAAAATAGCAGCATTACCTCAGGATGCTGCACTCGATCCCAACCTCACTATTGCAAGTCAATTGGCTTTTTTCGCCCGTTTACAGGGGATGAATGCTCATGTTGCAGCGAAAGAAGCATTACGAGTACTGACCTTAGTAGATTTGGCTGAAGTGGCTCAGCAAAAGCCTCCTAGCCTAAGCCATGGCATGAGTAAACGTGTCGCCATTGCCCAAGCCTTGATTGGCTCACCGCAACTAGTGCTACTGGATGAACCGACGGCAGGACTCGATCCCGCTAATGCTAAAAAAGTGCGAGAACTGGTAAAAGCACTGTCAACTACGACAACCTTTATGATCAGTTCCCATAATCTTGATGAATTAGAAAAACTTTGCGATCAAGTGTTGTATCTCGACAAAGGTGAATTAAGTCAATCTGTCTCAATGCGCGCCTCCACCGATAGTGACTATCTCACATTAACGATGCAAAACTGTGACAGTGAAAAATTACTGCAGGAAATAGCGAAACTCAGTGGTGTGATCAATATCAGTTCTAAGCAAACTAATGTGTTTATTATTCAGCTAAACAATAAAGATAAGCATAAAGAGGAAAATTTCCCAACTCATTATGATGTTGAAATCGCATTACTTTCACTTTTGGACTCCCATCAATGGCAATATAAAATGCTTCTAAGAGGTCGAACCCTAGAAGAAACGCTGTTCTCCTAA
- a CDS encoding ABC transporter permease subunit, whose product MTNHPPSTFKNMLIIATFELRKFLFNTRGIIVIIAFALVWGVLLLYPIQGASAMLLQPNIKDLVDSLFGVNTLNVLFEWPVAEMAVFWCFALYLFPMFSILIAADQFSSDKTRGTLRFLSIRTSRDSLLLGRFLGQILIQGLLILLTIIATIALALSRDSHLILEALSSGALVGLNLIIVILPFTAVMTLLSLYARTARQAMVLATILWTLVSLTILLLSNQSSVFAELQWLLPGAQLSDMLNTNGFNSLAFTPIPLLQTMAALLLCRIYMQRSSL is encoded by the coding sequence ATGACAAATCATCCGCCAAGCACATTTAAAAATATGCTGATTATCGCTACCTTTGAATTGCGTAAATTCCTCTTTAATACCCGAGGGATCATCGTAATAATTGCCTTCGCACTCGTCTGGGGTGTTCTATTGCTCTACCCCATTCAAGGCGCTTCAGCGATGTTACTGCAGCCCAATATCAAAGACTTAGTTGATAGTCTTTTTGGCGTAAATACCCTTAATGTCTTGTTCGAATGGCCAGTGGCTGAAATGGCGGTATTTTGGTGTTTTGCTCTCTATTTATTTCCTATGTTTAGCATTCTTATCGCTGCCGATCAGTTTTCGTCGGATAAAACCCGTGGCACCTTACGATTTTTAAGTATACGCACCAGCCGTGATAGTCTGCTCTTGGGACGTTTCCTCGGTCAAATCCTGATCCAAGGCTTACTTATCCTGCTGACCATCATTGCGACTATCGCACTTGCGCTCAGCCGAGATAGTCATTTGATATTAGAAGCCTTAAGCTCTGGAGCCTTAGTGGGGCTCAATCTCATTATCGTGATTTTACCTTTCACCGCCGTGATGACCTTATTGTCTTTATATGCCAGAACAGCCCGTCAAGCTATGGTGTTGGCAACCATTTTATGGACTCTGGTATCACTGACCATTCTATTATTAAGTAATCAGTCCAGTGTTTTTGCCGAGCTCCAATGGTTGCTACCTGGCGCACAACTCTCAGATATGCTCAATACTAATGGTTTCAATAGTCTGGCTTTTACACCCATTCCATTATTACAAACTATGGCAGCCCTATTGCTTTGCCGCATTTACATGCAACGGAGTTCGCTATGA
- a CDS encoding YceH family protein translates to MELTLHEARVIGCLLEKEITTPEQYPLSLNALTLACNQKTSREPVLDLSEAQVQDALDSLTKKRLISEQSGFGSRVVKYKHRFCNTEFSELQLSPAAVAIVCLLLLRGPQTPGELRTRSNRLHEFKDVIEVEDCIKQLISRTKPILKQLPREPGRRESRYVELFSETSANVVTTSDHTDKPHIAPVAALVEHGALVARVTELEQHVATLTQKFDELIASLT, encoded by the coding sequence ATGGAACTAACGTTACACGAAGCCAGAGTCATCGGATGCCTGCTGGAAAAAGAAATCACCACTCCCGAGCAATATCCACTCTCGCTAAACGCATTGACCTTAGCCTGTAATCAAAAAACCAGCCGTGAACCCGTGTTGGACTTAAGCGAAGCTCAAGTGCAAGATGCCCTTGACTCCCTAACTAAAAAGCGTCTCATCAGCGAGCAATCGGGATTTGGCAGTCGCGTAGTCAAATATAAGCATCGATTCTGCAACACCGAATTTAGCGAATTACAATTGTCACCCGCCGCGGTTGCCATCGTCTGTTTATTGTTGCTACGTGGTCCACAAACACCGGGGGAATTACGCACCAGAAGCAATAGACTCCACGAATTTAAAGATGTGATCGAAGTTGAAGATTGCATTAAGCAACTAATCAGCCGCACTAAACCAATCTTAAAGCAACTACCAAGGGAACCTGGGCGACGCGAAAGTCGCTATGTGGAATTGTTTTCTGAGACGTCAGCTAATGTGGTAACAACCAGTGATCACACAGATAAACCCCATATTGCTCCTGTCGCAGCATTAGTCGAACATGGAGCATTGGTTGCAAGAGTCACTGAGCTAGAACAGCATGTAGCCACACTTACACAAAAATTCGATGAGCTCATTGCATCGTTAACCTAG
- a CDS encoding CvfB family protein, with product MVQIGKTCKLEVVKQVSFGVYLNAHELGQVLLPNKVTPKDCQVGDLLDVFLYLDSEDIVIATTRRPLAQVGEFAYLKAVATGPYGAFLDWGLDKDLLLPFGEQHKPIEEGRSYLVYVHANRADERIVASSKIDKFLDKTEPDYTAGQQVDLYIGGTTDLGYKAIINHAHWGVIYENEVFQKLRFGQRVKGYIKQVRRDGKIDLVLQQGNKQELDKHAHIILIKLKQAGGFLALTDKTDAEIIYDQLGMSKKAFKKAIGGLFKNGQLSIDNDGLRLTETAE from the coding sequence ATGGTACAGATAGGTAAAACCTGCAAACTTGAGGTTGTAAAACAAGTCAGCTTTGGCGTGTATTTAAACGCCCATGAATTAGGGCAAGTACTGCTGCCAAACAAAGTCACCCCGAAAGACTGCCAAGTCGGTGATCTGCTTGACGTGTTTCTGTATCTCGATTCTGAAGATATCGTGATTGCCACCACGCGCCGTCCATTGGCACAAGTGGGGGAATTTGCTTATTTAAAAGCCGTCGCAACGGGTCCCTATGGTGCCTTTTTAGACTGGGGCTTAGATAAAGACCTATTACTGCCCTTCGGTGAGCAACATAAGCCTATCGAAGAAGGTCGCTCTTATTTGGTTTATGTGCACGCAAATCGTGCCGATGAACGGATTGTTGCCTCCTCTAAAATTGATAAGTTTCTTGATAAAACTGAGCCAGACTACACCGCTGGACAACAGGTCGATTTATATATCGGTGGCACCACAGATTTAGGCTACAAAGCCATTATTAATCATGCTCATTGGGGAGTGATTTACGAAAACGAAGTGTTCCAAAAACTGCGTTTTGGTCAGCGAGTCAAAGGCTATATTAAACAAGTGCGCCGCGACGGCAAAATCGATCTGGTACTGCAACAGGGCAATAAACAAGAACTCGATAAGCATGCCCATATCATTTTGATTAAACTCAAACAAGCGGGAGGTTTTTTAGCCTTAACCGATAAAACCGATGCAGAAATCATTTATGATCAACTCGGTATGAGCAAAAAAGCCTTTAAAAAAGCCATTGGAGGCCTATTCAAAAATGGCCAACTGAGTATCGATAATGACGGGCTGCGTTTAACTGAAACGGCAGAATAA
- the speA gene encoding biosynthetic arginine decarboxylase, with protein MNDWSIDDARAGYNVTHWSQGFYGISDQGEVTVSPDPKNPEYKIGLNELAKDMVKAGVALPVLVRFPQILHHRVNSLCQAFDQAIQKYEYQADYLLVYPIKVNQQQTVVEEILASQASKEVPQLGLEAGSKPELMAVLAMAQKASSVIVCNGYKDNEYIRLALIGEKLGHKVYIVLEKLSELKMVLAESKRLGVTPRLGLRARLAFQGKGKWQASGGEKSKFGLSAAQILTVVDQLKQNDMLDSLQLLHFHLGSQIANIRDIRQGVSEAGRFYCELRELGASVNCFDVGGGLAVDYDGTRSQSNNSMNYGLTEYANNIVNVLTDICNEYAQPMPRIISESGRYLTAHHAVLITDVIGTEAYQPENIQPPAEESPQLLHNMWHSWSEISGRADQRALIEIYHDSQSDLQEAQSLFALGQLSLAERAWAEQANLRVCHEVQGLLSTKNRYHRPIIDELNEKLADKFFVNFSLFQSLPDAWGIDQVFPVLPLSGLDKAPERRAVMLDITCDSDGIVDQYVDGQGIETTLPVPAWSAESPYLIGFFLVGAYQEILGDMHNLFGDTNSAVVRIEENGVTNIESVLAGDTVADVLRYVNLDAVAFMRTYEELVNLHIEEDERAQILEELQVGLKGYTYLEDFS; from the coding sequence ATGAATGATTGGTCTATTGATGATGCTCGTGCTGGGTACAATGTTACTCACTGGAGCCAAGGTTTTTATGGGATTAGCGATCAAGGTGAGGTGACAGTGTCGCCGGATCCTAAAAATCCTGAATACAAGATTGGCTTAAATGAGCTAGCCAAAGACATGGTTAAAGCGGGGGTCGCTTTACCTGTACTAGTTCGTTTTCCGCAGATCCTGCACCACAGAGTGAACAGTTTGTGCCAAGCATTCGACCAAGCGATACAGAAGTATGAGTATCAGGCGGACTATTTGTTGGTTTACCCGATTAAAGTTAACCAACAACAAACTGTGGTGGAAGAGATCCTCGCGAGTCAGGCATCAAAAGAAGTTCCGCAACTGGGTTTAGAAGCGGGCAGTAAGCCTGAATTGATGGCTGTGCTCGCGATGGCACAAAAAGCCAGTTCAGTGATTGTTTGTAATGGTTATAAAGATAACGAATATATTCGCTTAGCACTGATTGGTGAAAAGTTAGGCCACAAGGTCTATATCGTTTTAGAGAAACTGTCTGAGCTTAAGATGGTATTAGCTGAATCTAAACGTCTGGGCGTGACACCGCGTTTAGGTCTACGAGCGCGTTTAGCGTTCCAAGGCAAAGGCAAGTGGCAGGCGAGTGGCGGTGAAAAGTCGAAATTTGGTTTATCTGCAGCGCAAATTTTAACTGTGGTTGACCAGTTAAAACAAAACGATATGCTGGATTCGTTGCAATTGCTGCATTTCCATTTAGGTTCGCAAATTGCCAATATTCGTGATATTCGCCAAGGTGTAAGCGAAGCGGGTCGTTTCTACTGTGAATTACGTGAGTTGGGAGCAAGTGTTAATTGCTTCGACGTGGGTGGTGGTTTAGCGGTGGATTACGATGGTACTCGCAGCCAAAGTAATAATTCGATGAATTATGGCCTCACCGAATACGCCAACAATATCGTTAATGTATTGACTGATATCTGTAATGAATATGCGCAGCCTATGCCACGTATTATTTCAGAGTCTGGACGTTATTTAACGGCACATCACGCCGTATTGATCACGGATGTGATCGGTACAGAGGCTTACCAACCTGAAAATATTCAACCGCCAGCGGAAGAGTCCCCCCAGTTATTGCACAACATGTGGCATTCATGGTCTGAGATCAGCGGCCGTGCTGATCAACGCGCTTTGATTGAGATTTATCATGATAGCCAAAGTGACTTACAAGAAGCGCAGTCACTGTTTGCTTTAGGTCAGTTAAGTTTGGCTGAACGTGCGTGGGCTGAGCAGGCCAATCTACGCGTTTGCCATGAAGTTCAAGGGTTGTTGAGCACTAAAAACCGTTATCACAGACCGATTATTGACGAACTCAATGAAAAGTTGGCTGATAAGTTCTTCGTAAACTTCTCGCTATTCCAGTCATTACCAGATGCTTGGGGTATTGATCAAGTGTTCCCTGTATTGCCGCTTTCGGGATTAGATAAAGCGCCAGAGCGCCGCGCTGTGATGCTGGATATTACCTGTGACTCTGACGGTATTGTTGATCAATATGTCGATGGTCAAGGGATTGAAACCACGCTACCAGTACCAGCATGGAGCGCTGAAAGTCCATATTTGATTGGTTTCTTCCTTGTGGGAGCTTATCAAGAAATTTTGGGTGATATGCACAATCTTTTTGGTGATACCAACTCCGCGGTAGTTCGGATTGAAGAGAATGGTGTCACGAATATTGAATCTGTGCTAGCGGGTGATACGGTTGCTGACGTATTGCGTTACGTTAACTTAGATGCGGTGGCCTTTATGCGCACTTACGAAGAGTTAGTGAATTTACATATTGAAGAAGATGAACGCGCACAAATTTTAGAAGAACTGCAAGTTGGCCTTAAAGGTTACACTTATTTAGAAGATTTTTCTTAA
- a CDS encoding adenosylmethionine decarboxylase: MFFEGSEKKLEIIVTPVAANLRQLDLSFWSSLVRCANADILSTLKSEHCDAYLLSESSLFVWDDRILILTCGNSMLVNAACYFIDKLMVNNIALVSYQRKNEYHSHLQNSTFADDIVQLRRLISGKAFRIGHLDSHHHYFFCSEGRYHAQSDDNTLELLMYHIRGEFADYLNGEVQTKSEICAWLELDRLFPEFTFDAHLFEPYGFSMNGLWEKYYITLHITPQAGQAYGCSYVSFETNLDLSLYPYAVLEHLLSVFSPVSWDVIGFNHPIETQVFPAHLCLGSCSLTTEQGYNIRFNHYQQCQIEVLIPEVM, encoded by the coding sequence ATGTTTTTCGAAGGTTCAGAAAAAAAGCTCGAGATTATCGTGACCCCAGTTGCGGCTAATTTACGCCAATTGGATTTATCTTTTTGGTCATCCTTAGTGCGATGCGCCAATGCGGATATCCTTTCTACGCTGAAAAGTGAACACTGTGATGCTTATTTACTCAGTGAATCTAGCCTGTTTGTTTGGGATGATAGAATTTTAATTTTAACCTGTGGTAACAGCATGTTAGTCAATGCTGCTTGCTATTTTATTGACAAGTTAATGGTCAATAATATCGCATTAGTCAGCTACCAGCGCAAAAATGAATACCATTCCCACCTGCAAAACAGCACCTTTGCCGATGATATTGTTCAATTGCGTCGACTCATCTCCGGCAAGGCGTTTCGTATCGGACATTTAGACTCACATCACCATTATTTTTTCTGCTCAGAAGGGCGCTATCATGCCCAATCGGACGATAATACCTTAGAGTTGCTCATGTACCATATTCGGGGCGAGTTTGCCGACTATCTTAACGGTGAGGTACAAACCAAATCCGAGATTTGTGCGTGGCTTGAATTGGATAGATTATTTCCTGAATTCACCTTTGATGCTCATTTATTTGAGCCATATGGCTTTTCAATGAATGGACTTTGGGAGAAGTATTACATTACGTTGCATATTACGCCCCAGGCTGGACAAGCGTATGGCTGCTCCTATGTGAGTTTTGAAACTAATCTTGATTTGTCACTATATCCCTACGCTGTGCTCGAGCATTTGTTAAGCGTGTTTTCCCCTGTGAGTTGGGATGTGATTGGGTTTAACCATCCTATCGAGACACAAGTATTTCCTGCACATTTATGCTTAGGGAGTTGTTCATTAACGACCGAGCAAGGTTATAACATTCGTTTTAACCACTATCAGCAGTGTCAGATTGAAGTACTGATCCCTGAAGTCATGTAA
- the pdxH gene encoding pyridoxamine 5'-phosphate oxidase, with amino-acid sequence MTDLSDIRREYAKGGLRRADLPQNPMDLFALWMTQARDAELSDPTAMCVATVDEQGQPFQRIVLLKRFDDTGFVFFTNLGSRKAQQIAANNKVSLHFPWHPLERQVSVLGEAQALSTTEVLKYFMTRPKDSQIAAWVSQQSSKLSARQVLEGKFFEMKAKFAKGDVPLPSFWGGYLVRPKSIEFWQGGEHRLHDRFIYTLDNTQWIIDRLAP; translated from the coding sequence ATGACAGATCTCAGTGATATCCGCCGCGAGTATGCTAAAGGCGGCTTAAGACGTGCCGACTTACCGCAAAACCCGATGGACTTGTTTGCACTGTGGATGACACAGGCGAGGGATGCTGAGCTTAGCGATCCCACTGCAATGTGTGTGGCAACTGTGGATGAACAAGGTCAACCTTTTCAACGGATTGTGTTACTTAAGCGTTTTGATGACACAGGTTTTGTGTTTTTCACTAACTTAGGCAGCCGTAAGGCACAGCAGATCGCAGCCAATAATAAAGTCAGTTTACATTTCCCTTGGCATCCTTTGGAGCGCCAAGTATCGGTGCTTGGCGAAGCTCAGGCCCTTTCTACTACTGAAGTACTTAAATACTTTATGACTCGGCCTAAAGACAGCCAAATTGCTGCATGGGTATCGCAGCAATCGAGTAAACTCAGTGCCAGACAAGTGCTTGAGGGCAAATTTTTCGAAATGAAGGCTAAGTTCGCTAAGGGGGATGTGCCCTTGCCTAGTTTTTGGGGGGGATATCTTGTCAGACCCAAGAGTATCGAATTTTGGCAGGGAGGAGAGCACAGATTGCATGATCGTTTTATTTATACTCTCGATAATACTCAGTGGATTATCGATCGTTTAGCCCCATAA
- a CDS encoding YaiI/YqxD family protein: MSDYKIWVDADACPNPIKEILFRAAERKALPLVLVANQMIRVPPSPYISQIRVGAGFDVADQYIVDHVKPTHLVITADIPLAALVIEKGALALNPRGELYTIDNIKQKLTMRDFMEDLRGSGVHTGGPDSFSQADKQAFANSLDKWLVRV, translated from the coding sequence TTGAGTGATTATAAAATTTGGGTTGATGCCGACGCTTGCCCTAATCCTATCAAAGAAATACTCTTTCGGGCGGCAGAGCGAAAAGCCTTACCCCTTGTGCTAGTCGCAAATCAGATGATCCGTGTACCACCATCGCCTTATATCAGCCAAATTCGAGTGGGGGCGGGGTTTGACGTAGCGGATCAATATATTGTCGATCATGTTAAGCCTACGCATTTAGTGATCACGGCGGATATTCCTTTGGCCGCCTTAGTGATTGAAAAGGGCGCTTTGGCACTCAATCCCCGTGGTGAGTTGTACACCATCGATAACATAAAACAAAAATTAACGATGCGGGACTTCATGGAAGACTTGAGAGGTTCTGGCGTGCACACTGGTGGTCCAGATTCGTTCTCACAAGCGGATAAACAGGCTTTTGCCAACAGTTTAGATAAATGGTTAGTGCGAGTTTGA